From a single Corynebacterium kroppenstedtii DSM 44385 genomic region:
- a CDS encoding 3'-5' exonuclease: MSVFAVIDTETTGFNKRYDRIIELAAVRADAYFNPVDSWHTLLNPDTKAVSTTRGDTPPTSALNPAVGVTRSEAS; encoded by the coding sequence ATGTCGGTCTTTGCGGTCATTGATACCGAAACCACCGGCTTTAACAAGCGCTACGACCGCATCATTGAACTTGCTGCCGTGCGCGCTGACGCATACTTCAATCCCGTCGACTCCTGGCACACATTGCTCAACCCTGACACCAAAGCCGTGTCCACTACTCGGGGGGACACCCCGCCCACCTCGGCACTCAACCCTGCTGTGGGGGTTACTCGTAGCGAAGCGAGCTGA
- a CDS encoding multicopper oxidase family protein: protein MMNGFSRRQFLLGGLVLAGTGAVAACTSDPGPAASAPGSSLRPTPTPTALGEPTVRRTLTARPLSLDIGGIEAKTWGYVSDTGDAAIEATAGDVLQVDITNELPESTSIHWHGIALHNAADGVPGMTQDPIEPGESFSYVFEVPHGGTYFYHSHSGLQLDRGLHAPLIVRDPQDAEDQDVEWTIVLDDWVDGIQGTPDDELDKLTGMGSGDHNGKKGMGGHGQMMHGTPDRVLGGDAGDVMYPHYLINGRIPRAHRTFEARPGDKARLRFINSGGDTIFKVALGGHRMTVTHTDGFPVQPRETESIYLSMGERVDVEVILGDGIFPLTALAVGKDDRAFAVIRTAGGQAPHPDVDFPEVSSTGLLLSSLKPADRALLPEDTPDREVSIDLGGQMMPYEWSILTDGQSSSATVQEGQRLRMVMRNRTMMPHPMHIHGHTWALPGSGGLRKDTVLLRHGETMIADLIADNPGEWAFHCHNAYHMETGMLSSLRYE, encoded by the coding sequence ATGATGAACGGATTTTCCCGACGACAGTTTCTGCTCGGCGGGCTCGTCCTCGCCGGAACCGGGGCCGTGGCCGCCTGCACCAGCGACCCTGGACCCGCTGCCTCGGCACCAGGTTCCTCTCTTCGCCCCACTCCCACCCCCACTGCGCTCGGTGAGCCGACGGTGCGCCGGACACTGACCGCCCGGCCCCTCTCTCTGGATATCGGCGGCATCGAAGCCAAGACGTGGGGATACGTCTCTGACACCGGGGATGCGGCCATTGAGGCCACCGCCGGCGACGTCCTCCAGGTCGATATCACCAATGAACTGCCTGAGAGCACCTCCATCCACTGGCATGGCATCGCACTCCACAACGCAGCCGACGGTGTGCCCGGCATGACCCAGGACCCCATTGAACCTGGCGAGTCCTTCTCCTATGTTTTTGAAGTCCCCCACGGTGGCACCTACTTCTACCATTCCCACTCCGGCCTGCAGCTGGATCGCGGCCTCCACGCCCCACTGATCGTCCGTGACCCGCAAGACGCTGAGGACCAGGACGTCGAGTGGACCATCGTGCTCGACGACTGGGTCGATGGCATTCAGGGCACTCCCGACGATGAGCTCGACAAGCTCACCGGAATGGGTTCAGGCGACCATAACGGGAAGAAGGGAATGGGAGGTCACGGCCAGATGATGCACGGCACCCCGGACCGGGTACTGGGCGGGGATGCCGGCGATGTGATGTATCCGCACTACCTCATCAACGGACGTATCCCCCGTGCTCACCGGACCTTCGAGGCTCGCCCGGGCGACAAGGCCCGCCTGCGGTTTATCAACTCCGGCGGTGACACCATCTTCAAGGTGGCCCTCGGTGGTCACCGCATGACCGTCACCCACACCGACGGCTTCCCCGTCCAGCCCAGGGAGACCGAATCGATCTACCTGTCGATGGGCGAGCGTGTCGACGTCGAGGTCATCCTCGGCGACGGCATCTTCCCGCTCACGGCTTTGGCGGTGGGTAAGGACGACCGCGCCTTCGCCGTCATCCGCACCGCCGGCGGCCAAGCCCCCCACCCCGATGTCGACTTCCCCGAGGTGTCGTCCACCGGACTGCTTCTGTCCTCCCTGAAGCCAGCAGACCGTGCACTCCTACCCGAGGACACACCAGACCGAGAAGTCAGCATCGACCTGGGCGGGCAGATGATGCCGTACGAATGGAGCATTCTCACCGACGGCCAATCCTCCTCCGCGACCGTGCAGGAGGGCCAGCGCCTGCGGATGGTCATGCGCAACAGGACCATGATGCCCCACCCCATGCACATCCACGGCCACACGTGGGCGCTGCCCGGCAGCGGCGGACTACGCAAGGACACCGTCCTTCTCCGCCACGGTGAAACCATGATCGCCGACCTGATCGCTGACAACCCCGGTGAGTGGGCATTTCACTGCCATAACGCCTATCACATGGAAACCGGGATGCTCAGCTCGCTTCGCTACGAGTAA